The nucleotide window TATAATGGTATACCCTTTTCTCATATTATCTATTATAATCCACTGAAATCAAATGGTCTCATTGCCCCAAACCACTTCAATACTTTCTCTCCATTCTCATAACCATCAATATGCATTATATACAATCCTGATGAAATTGGAATATTTGCAAGGTTCTTCAGATTCCATTCTAAATAAGTTTGCTGATCGTCATCTTTCTCCAATACCCGAACAAGAACTCCGTCAAGTGTATAAATTGATAGCTTACATCTGTTAGGTAGGTTTGTAATTTTAATCTTCGTCTCTGCTCCACTACCTTCATAAGAAGAAAAGCCATAATAAGGATTAGGGACAGCTCTAATAAGATCCATAGCAGATGCCGCAGCAGTATCACTACCTCTAGTTGCATGTAACCCTCTTGTATTGAAAGAATACATCGGTAGATTATTATTCCTTACAGATTCTACCTCTAAATCTGCTTCGAGCTTCGTGTAATTACCTTCAAATGGTTTCTCTACTCTTATTTTTATAATTGCATCATTTGCCAGCAATTTCGTAGAATCAAAAACCATTGGTATTCCCGTCCACATTAGATTCCTGAAAAATGCTCTTCTTTGCGGACCTTTAAAATTATCATATAGTTGACCTATATAGTTACACGAATCATATCTAGCCATGTACT belongs to Flavobacteriales bacterium and includes:
- a CDS encoding T9SS type A sorting domain-containing protein, with the translated sequence GFGFRTKMGPAAKFSALADEYSNEGLRLLNSVDIVLTNDKSKWSRCFVLETSDDAAEIANYPNDDAVLSEGGAYKLMPRNAPSVDKNGNPDGTGNGKGWFPGYAINLETGERLNIMFGESSWLRGENGADMIWNPSETDYTEVTYDFGGKHYIYVVKSRGVFDGTGKQKKEYMARYDSCNYIGQLYDNFKGPQRRAFFRNLMWTGIPMVFDSTKLLANDAIIKIRVEKPFEGNYTKLEADLEVESVRNNNLPMYSFNTRGLHATRGSDTAAASAMDLIRAVPNPYYGFSSYEGSGAETKIKITNLPNRCKLSIYTLDGVLVRVLEKDDDQQTYLEWNLKNLANIPISSGLYIMHIDGYENGEKVLKWFGAMRPFDFSGL